Proteins from a genomic interval of Streptococcus oralis:
- a CDS encoding EamA family transporter, with translation MWFFFALLSAVFAALTSILAKIGIEGVPSNLATAIRTVVVILMAWAMVFLTNSQTEIFNISRKSWLFLILSGLATGASWLCYYKALQMGNATEVSAVDKFSLVITLVLAFFFLQDILTFKTIIGCILITIGTLVMIL, from the coding sequence ATGTGGTTTTTCTTCGCACTTTTATCAGCTGTCTTTGCAGCCTTAACGTCAATTTTAGCCAAGATTGGGATTGAGGGAGTTCCATCCAATCTAGCAACTGCTATTCGTACGGTCGTCGTCATTCTTATGGCCTGGGCCATGGTTTTCTTGACCAATAGTCAGACCGAAATTTTCAACATCAGTAGAAAAAGTTGGCTCTTTCTCATCTTATCTGGTTTAGCCACTGGCGCTTCTTGGCTCTGCTACTACAAGGCACTACAGATGGGCAATGCGACTGAGGTATCTGCTGTCGATAAATTCAGTCTCGTCATTACCCTTGTTCTAGCCTTTTTCTTTCTACAGGATATCCTGACGTTTAAAACAATTATTGGCTGTATCCTGATTACGATCGGAACCTTGGTGATGATATTGTAA
- a CDS encoding proline--tRNA ligase gives MKQSKMLIPTLREMPSDAQVISHALMLRAGYVRQVSAGVYSYLPLANRVIEKAKNIMRQEFDKIGAVEMLAPALLSADLWRESGRYETYGEDLYKLKNREKSDFILGPTHEETFTAIVRDSVKSYKQLPLNLYQIQPKYRDEKRPRNGLLRTREFIMKDGYSFHANYDSLDVTYDEYKAAYERIFTRSGLDFKAIIGDGGAMGGKDSQEFMAITPARTDLDRWVVLDKSVASFDEIPAEVQEEIKAELLKWMVSGEDTIAYSSESSYAANLEMATNEYKPSNRVVSEEEVTRVETPGVKSIDEVAAFLNVPEEQTIKTLFYMADGELIAALLVGNDQLNEVKLKNHLGADFFDVASEEEVASAVPAGFGSLGPVGLPENVKIIADRKVQDVRNAVVGANEDGYHLTGVNPGRDFTAEYVDIREVREGEISPDGQGVLNFARGIEIGHIFKLGTRYSASMGADVLDENGRAVPIIMGCYGIGVSRLLSAVIEQHARLFVNKTPKGEYRYAWGVNFPKELAPFDVHLITVNVKDEEAQALTEKLEASLMGAGYEVLTDDRNERVGVKFSDSDLIGLPIRITVGKKAADGIVEVKIKATGDTIEVHADNLLETLEILSKK, from the coding sequence ATGAAACAAAGTAAAATGCTAATCCCTACGCTTCGCGAAATGCCAAGCGATGCTCAAGTTATCAGTCACGCCCTTATGTTGCGTGCTGGTTATGTTCGTCAAGTTTCTGCTGGTGTTTATTCTTACCTACCACTTGCTAACCGTGTGATTGAAAAGGCTAAAAACATTATGCGCCAAGAGTTTGATAAGATTGGTGCGGTGGAAATGCTAGCCCCTGCCCTTCTCAGTGCCGATCTTTGGCGTGAATCAGGTCGTTATGAAACCTATGGTGAAGACCTTTATAAACTGAAAAATCGTGAAAAGTCAGACTTTATCCTAGGTCCGACACACGAAGAAACTTTTACAGCTATTGTTCGTGACTCTGTCAAGTCTTACAAGCAATTGCCACTCAACCTTTACCAAATTCAACCTAAGTACCGTGATGAAAAACGTCCACGTAACGGCCTTCTCCGTACGCGTGAGTTTATCATGAAAGACGGATATAGTTTCCATGCTAATTACGATAGTTTGGATGTGACTTATGACGAGTACAAGGCGGCCTACGAACGTATTTTCACTCGTAGTGGCTTGGACTTCAAGGCCATCATCGGTGACGGTGGCGCTATGGGTGGTAAGGATAGCCAAGAATTTATGGCCATTACACCAGCCCGTACAGACCTCGACCGCTGGGTTGTCTTAGACAAGTCAGTTGCCTCATTTGATGAAATTCCTGCAGAAGTGCAAGAAGAAATCAAGGCAGAATTGCTCAAATGGATGGTTTCTGGTGAAGATACCATTGCCTACTCAAGTGAGTCTAGCTATGCAGCTAACTTAGAAATGGCAACAAACGAGTACAAACCAAGCAACCGTGTCGTTTCGGAAGAAGAAGTGACTCGAGTAGAAACTCCAGGTGTTAAATCCATCGATGAAGTGGCAGCCTTCCTCAACGTGCCAGAAGAACAAACGATCAAAACCCTTTTCTACATGGCAGATGGTGAACTTATCGCAGCCCTTCTAGTTGGAAATGACCAACTCAACGAAGTCAAGTTGAAGAACCATTTGGGAGCAGATTTCTTTGATGTGGCTAGCGAGGAAGAAGTCGCAAGTGCCGTCCCAGCAGGCTTTGGTTCGCTTGGACCAGTTGGTTTACCAGAAAATGTGAAAATCATTGCAGACCGTAAGGTGCAAGATGTTCGCAACGCTGTTGTAGGGGCTAACGAAGATGGCTACCACTTGACGGGTGTGAACCCAGGTCGTGACTTCACTGCAGAATATGTGGACATTCGCGAAGTTCGTGAGGGTGAAATTTCACCAGACGGACAAGGTGTTCTAAACTTTGCCCGTGGTATTGAGATCGGTCACATCTTTAAACTCGGAACTCGTTATTCAGCAAGTATGGGTGCAGATGTTTTGGATGAAAATGGTCGTGCTGTGCCAATCATCATGGGCTGTTACGGTATCGGTGTTAGCCGCCTCCTTTCAGCCGTTATAGAGCAACACGCTCGCCTCTTTGTTAACAAAACGCCTAAAGGTGAATACCGTTATGCTTGGGGAGTTAACTTCCCTAAAGAATTGGCACCATTTGATGTGCACTTGATCACTGTCAATGTCAAAGACGAAGAAGCACAAGCCTTAACAGAAAAACTTGAAGCAAGCTTGATGGGAGCTGGTTACGAAGTCTTGACAGATGACCGTAACGAACGTGTCGGAGTGAAGTTTAGCGATAGCGATTTGATTGGGTTGCCAATCCGTATCACTGTTGGGAAAAAAGCAGCCGATGGTATTGTAGAAGTTAAGATCAAGGCAACTGGTGACACAATTGAAGTTCACGCAGACAACTTGCTCGAAACCCTTGAAATCCTAAGCAAGAAATAA
- the rseP gene encoding RIP metalloprotease RseP, with translation MIGLLTFILVFGIIVVVHEFGHFYFAKKSGILVREFAIGMGPKIFSHIGKDGTAYTIRILPLGGYVRMAGWGDDATEIKTGTPVSLTLAEDGKVKRINLSGKKLDQTALPMQVTQFDFEDKLFIKGLVLEEEKTFAVDHDATVVEADGTEVRIAPLDVQYQNASIWGKLITNFAGPMNNFILGVVVFWILIFLQGGVRDTQTNLFHVMPEGSLAKVGVAETAQITKVGSHEVKNWQDLTQAVEADTKDKTAPILDVTISENGSEKQVTVTPEENQGRYILGVQPGVKSDFLSMFVGGFTTAADSGLRILSALKNLIFHPDLNKLGGPVAIFKASSDAAKNGIENVLYFLAMISINIGIFNLIPIPALDGGKIVLNILEAIRRKPLKQEIETYVTMAGVVIMVVLMLAVTWNDIMRLFF, from the coding sequence ATGATTGGATTGCTAACCTTTATCCTCGTTTTTGGGATTATTGTGGTGGTGCATGAGTTTGGACATTTTTATTTTGCCAAGAAATCAGGCATTCTAGTTCGTGAATTTGCCATTGGTATGGGGCCCAAGATTTTTTCCCATATCGGTAAGGATGGCACTGCTTATACAATTCGTATCCTTCCTCTAGGAGGCTATGTTCGTATGGCAGGCTGGGGTGATGATGCGACAGAGATCAAGACAGGAACTCCAGTCAGTTTAACACTTGCCGAAGATGGTAAGGTCAAACGAATCAATCTATCTGGGAAGAAACTTGATCAAACAGCTCTCCCTATGCAGGTAACTCAGTTTGACTTTGAAGACAAGCTCTTTATCAAGGGCTTGGTCTTGGAAGAAGAAAAGACCTTTGCGGTGGATCACGATGCAACAGTTGTTGAGGCAGATGGAACCGAAGTACGCATTGCCCCTCTGGATGTACAGTATCAAAATGCTTCTATCTGGGGTAAGCTCATCACCAACTTTGCAGGTCCTATGAATAACTTTATCTTAGGTGTTGTTGTTTTTTGGATTCTGATCTTTTTGCAGGGTGGTGTTAGAGACACTCAGACCAATCTCTTTCATGTCATGCCAGAGGGATCTTTGGCTAAGGTGGGCGTAGCTGAGACAGCTCAAATCACCAAGGTCGGCTCGCATGAGGTTAAGAATTGGCAAGATTTGACCCAGGCTGTGGAAGCAGATACCAAGGACAAGACCGCTCCGATCTTGGATGTGACTATTTCTGAAAATGGTAGCGAAAAACAAGTTACTGTGACTCCAGAAGAGAATCAAGGACGCTATATTCTCGGAGTTCAACCGGGGGTCAAGTCAGACTTTCTATCCATGTTTGTTGGTGGGTTTACAACCGCTGCTGACTCAGGGCTCCGTATCCTTTCAGCTCTGAAAAACTTGATTTTCCATCCAGATTTGAACAAACTCGGTGGTCCCGTTGCCATTTTTAAGGCAAGTAGCGATGCTGCTAAAAATGGAATTGAGAATGTCCTCTACTTCCTAGCTATGATTTCCATCAATATCGGGATTTTTAATTTGATTCCTATCCCGGCTTTGGATGGTGGAAAGATTGTGCTCAATATCCTAGAGGCTATCCGCCGGAAACCCCTTAAACAAGAAATTGAAACCTATGTCACCATGGCTGGTGTAGTTATCATGGTTGTCTTGATGCTAGCTGTGACCTGGAATGACATTATGCGACTCTTCTTTTAG
- the ruvB gene encoding Holliday junction branch migration DNA helicase RuvB, whose protein sequence is MSRILDYEIMGDEELVERTLRPQYLREYIGQDKVKDQLQIFIEAAKMRDEALDHVLLFGPPGLGKTTMAFVIANELGVNLKQTSGPVIEKAGDLVAILNDLEPGDVLFIDEIHRLPMSVEEVLYSAMEDFYIDIMIGAGEGSRSVHLDLPPFTLIGATTRAGMLSNPLRARFGITGHMEYYAHADLTEIVERTADIFEMKITHEAAAELALRSRGTPRIANRLLKRVRDFAQIMGNGLIDDVITDKALTMLDVDHEGLDYVDQKILRTMIEMYGGGPIGLGTLSVNIAEERETVEDMYEPYLIQKGFIMRTRSGRVATAKAYEHLGYEYNEK, encoded by the coding sequence ATGAGTAGAATTTTAGATTATGAAATCATGGGTGATGAGGAGTTGGTAGAACGTACCCTACGTCCCCAATATTTACGTGAATATATTGGGCAGGATAAGGTCAAGGACCAGCTCCAAATCTTTATCGAAGCCGCCAAAATGCGGGATGAAGCACTGGATCATGTACTCTTATTTGGGCCTCCAGGTTTGGGGAAAACGACCATGGCCTTTGTTATTGCCAACGAACTGGGAGTCAATCTCAAGCAGACCTCTGGGCCTGTCATTGAAAAAGCGGGTGACTTGGTAGCGATTTTGAATGATTTGGAACCTGGAGACGTCCTCTTTATTGACGAGATTCATCGCCTGCCCATGTCGGTGGAAGAGGTACTTTATAGTGCCATGGAGGACTTTTACATCGACATCATGATTGGGGCTGGTGAAGGCAGTCGCAGTGTCCATTTGGATTTGCCACCTTTTACCTTGATTGGTGCGACGACCCGTGCTGGTATGCTTTCTAATCCTCTACGAGCGCGTTTCGGGATTACAGGTCATATGGAATACTATGCCCATGCTGACTTGACAGAAATTGTCGAACGAACAGCAGATATTTTTGAGATGAAAATCACTCATGAGGCAGCTGCTGAGCTGGCCTTACGCAGTCGAGGAACTCCTCGTATCGCCAATCGTCTCCTTAAGCGCGTGCGCGACTTTGCCCAGATTATGGGGAATGGTTTAATTGATGATGTCATTACTGATAAGGCTTTGACCATGCTAGATGTAGACCATGAAGGGTTAGACTATGTGGACCAGAAAATCCTTCGGACCATGATTGAGATGTACGGTGGTGGTCCTATCGGATTAGGAACTCTCTCTGTCAATATTGCCGAGGAGCGCGAAACGGTGGAAGATATGTATGAGCCTTACTTAATCCAAAAAGGTTTTATCATGCGGACACGATCTGGACGGGTTGCGACGGCTAAGGCATATGAACATTTAGGTTATGAATACAATGAAAAATGA
- a CDS encoding glycoside hydrolase family 1 protein, which produces MLKFPKDFVWGSSTSGPQTEGRVLGDGKGDNLWDYWYQVEPNRYYNGIGPDKTSTFYENWEKDIELLVETGHTAFRTSIQWSRIFPQGRGEVNPQGVAFYRQVFEAIKAKGIRLLVNLYHFDLPFALQEDGDGWENKATVSAYEDYARFCFETYGDLVDQWITFNEPIVPVEFGYFYDAHYPHKVDAKAAVKVAYHTQLASSLAVKACHEILPGSKIGIVLNLTPAYPRSQHPADVKAARIADFFQAQSFLDPSVLGAYPEELVETLAEHDLLPDSTAEELELIREHTVDFLGVNYYQPLRVMAPRFAKHPDSPLLPEHFYEPYVMPGRKINPHRGWEIYEQGIYDIAQNIKENYGNIEWMLTENGMGVEGEEKFRQDGMIQDDYRIDFVKGHLRELHRAIEDGANCKGYLIWTFIDCWSWLNSYKNRYGLIELDLETQERRLKKSGHWFKELSDHNGF; this is translated from the coding sequence ATGCTAAAATTTCCAAAGGATTTTGTCTGGGGTTCCTCTACTTCTGGACCACAGACAGAAGGAAGAGTGCTTGGTGATGGTAAAGGAGATAATCTCTGGGATTATTGGTATCAGGTGGAGCCCAATCGCTACTACAATGGGATTGGACCTGACAAAACATCGACCTTTTACGAAAACTGGGAAAAGGATATTGAGCTTTTGGTAGAGACTGGGCATACAGCCTTCCGAACTTCTATCCAGTGGTCTCGTATTTTCCCACAAGGCCGTGGAGAAGTCAATCCACAAGGGGTGGCTTTCTACCGTCAGGTTTTTGAAGCCATTAAGGCCAAGGGCATTCGTCTCTTAGTCAATCTCTATCACTTTGACCTGCCTTTTGCCCTGCAAGAAGATGGGGATGGTTGGGAAAATAAGGCAACCGTCTCAGCTTATGAAGACTATGCTCGTTTTTGTTTTGAGACTTACGGTGACTTGGTGGATCAATGGATTACCTTTAACGAGCCCATCGTACCTGTAGAGTTTGGCTATTTCTATGATGCCCACTATCCTCACAAGGTGGATGCCAAAGCAGCGGTTAAGGTTGCCTATCATACGCAACTGGCTAGTAGTCTTGCGGTTAAGGCCTGTCATGAGATTTTGCCTGGCTCTAAGATTGGGATTGTCCTTAATTTGACACCAGCCTACCCACGTAGTCAGCATCCCGCAGATGTCAAGGCTGCTCGCATTGCCGATTTCTTTCAAGCCCAATCTTTCCTAGATCCGTCTGTCTTGGGAGCTTATCCAGAAGAGTTAGTAGAGACTTTAGCAGAGCATGATTTGCTGCCGGATTCTACAGCTGAAGAGTTGGAGCTCATTCGTGAGCATACTGTGGACTTCCTTGGGGTTAACTACTACCAACCCTTGCGCGTCATGGCTCCACGCTTTGCTAAACATCCTGATAGCCCGCTTTTGCCAGAGCATTTCTATGAGCCTTACGTCATGCCGGGCCGTAAAATCAATCCTCACCGCGGTTGGGAAATCTACGAGCAGGGGATTTATGATATCGCTCAAAATATCAAGGAAAATTATGGTAATATTGAGTGGATGCTGACAGAGAATGGCATGGGTGTTGAAGGGGAAGAAAAATTCCGTCAAGATGGGATGATTCAGGACGACTATCGTATTGACTTTGTCAAAGGGCATCTGCGTGAACTTCACCGTGCCATTGAAGACGGGGCCAACTGTAAGGGCTACTTGATTTGGACCTTTATCGACTGCTGGTCATGGCTCAACAGCTATAAAAATCGTTATGGTTTGATTGAACTTGACTTGGAAACACAGGAACGTCGCCTGAAGAAATCAGGCCATTGGTTCAAAGAACTCAGCGACCATAATGGATTTTAA
- the glmS gene encoding glutamine--fructose-6-phosphate transaminase (isomerizing) encodes MCGIVGVVGNTNATDILIQGLEKLEYRGYDSAGIFVLGGAENHLVKAVGRIAELSAKTAGVEGTTGIGHTRWATHGKPTEDNAHPHRSETGRFVLVHNGVIENYLEIKEEYLAGHHFKGQTDTEIAVHLIGKFVEEDGLSVLEAFKKALHIIRGSYAFALIDSENPDVIYVAKNKSPLLIGLGDGYNMVCSDAMAMIRETNQYMEIHDQELVIVKANSVEVQDYDGNRRERASYTAELDLSDIGKGTYPYYMLKEIDEQPTVMRKLIQAYTDEAGQVVVDPSIIKAVQEADRIYILAAGTSYHAGFASKKMLEELTDTPVELGISSEWGYGMPLLSKKPLFIFISQSGETADSRQVLVKANEMGIPSLTVTNVPGSTLSREANHTMLLHAGPEIAVASTKAYTAQIAALAFLAKAVGEANGNEKAKAFDLVHELSIVAQSIESTLSEKELIDSKVRELLETTRNAFYIGRGQDYYVAMEASLKLKEISYIQCEGFAAGELKHGTIALIEEGTPVLALLSDPVLANHTRGNIQEVAARGAKVLTIAEENVAKETDDIVLTTVHPYLSPISMVVPTQLVAYFATLHRGLDVDKPRNLAKSVTVE; translated from the coding sequence ATGTGTGGAATTGTTGGTGTTGTTGGAAACACAAATGCAACTGATATTTTGATTCAGGGGCTTGAAAAGCTCGAATACCGTGGTTATGATTCTGCGGGGATTTTTGTCCTAGGTGGTGCTGAAAATCATTTAGTCAAGGCTGTCGGTCGTATCGCAGAATTATCTGCAAAGACAGCTGGTGTTGAGGGTACAACTGGTATCGGACATACGCGTTGGGCGACTCACGGAAAACCAACGGAGGACAATGCTCACCCACACCGCTCTGAGACTGGACGTTTTGTCTTGGTGCACAATGGGGTGATTGAGAACTACCTTGAAATCAAGGAAGAATACCTTGCAGGTCACCACTTCAAGGGGCAAACAGATACGGAAATTGCTGTTCACTTGATTGGGAAATTTGTTGAAGAAGATGGCTTGTCAGTTCTTGAAGCCTTCAAAAAAGCTCTTCACATCATCCGTGGTTCTTATGCCTTTGCCTTGATTGACTCTGAAAATCCAGATGTTATCTACGTGGCTAAGAATAAATCACCACTTTTGATTGGTCTTGGAGATGGCTATAACATGGTCTGCTCAGATGCCATGGCTATGATTCGTGAAACCAACCAATACATGGAAATCCATGACCAAGAGTTGGTAATCGTCAAGGCTAATAGCGTTGAAGTGCAAGACTATGATGGCAATCGCCGTGAGCGTGCTAGCTATACTGCTGAGCTTGACTTGTCTGATATCGGTAAGGGAACTTATCCTTACTACATGCTCAAGGAAATCGATGAGCAACCGACAGTTATGCGTAAGTTGATCCAAGCTTACACAGATGAGGCTGGTCAAGTAGTCGTAGACCCGTCTATCATCAAGGCTGTTCAAGAGGCAGACCGTATCTACATCCTTGCAGCTGGGACATCTTACCACGCAGGATTTGCTTCTAAAAAGATGCTAGAAGAATTGACAGATACACCAGTTGAACTTGGAATCTCATCTGAGTGGGGCTATGGTATGCCACTTCTCAGCAAGAAACCACTCTTCATCTTTATCAGCCAGTCTGGTGAAACAGCTGACAGCCGTCAGGTTTTGGTCAAGGCCAATGAAATGGGCATTCCAAGCTTGACAGTGACAAACGTGCCAGGTTCAACTCTTTCTCGTGAAGCCAACCATACTATGCTTCTTCACGCGGGTCCTGAAATTGCCGTGGCTTCAACCAAGGCCTATACCGCACAAATCGCAGCTCTTGCCTTCTTGGCAAAAGCTGTCGGAGAAGCAAATGGGAATGAAAAAGCCAAAGCTTTTGACCTGGTTCATGAGTTGTCAATCGTAGCTCAGTCTATCGAATCAACTCTTTCAGAAAAAGAATTAATTGATAGTAAGGTTCGTGAGCTTCTTGAAACAACTCGCAATGCCTTTTACATCGGACGTGGTCAAGATTACTACGTAGCTATGGAAGCCAGTCTCAAACTCAAAGAGATTTCTTATATCCAGTGTGAAGGCTTTGCGGCAGGAGAACTCAAGCATGGAACCATTGCCTTGATTGAAGAGGGAACTCCTGTTTTGGCCCTCTTATCAGATCCAGTCCTTGCCAACCATACTCGTGGAAATATCCAAGAGGTCGCAGCACGTGGTGCCAAAGTGCTTACAATCGCAGAAGAAAATGTTGCTAAAGAGACAGACGATATCGTCCTTACGACCGTACACCCTTACCTCTCACCAATCTCAATGGTGGTACCAACGCAATTGGTCGCTTACTTTGCAACACTTCACCGTGGCCTTGATGTGGACAAACCACGCAACCTTGCTAAGTCAGTAACAGTAGAATAA
- a CDS encoding phosphatidate cytidylyltransferase, with the protein MTKDLQERTLFAGLALVIFLPVLFVGGLLLQIGIGLIAMLAVHELLHMKGLKTMTIEGTLTLLATFALTIPLENYLTFLPVDGNVVAYSVLITIMLGTTVFSKNYTIEDAAFPIAVSFYVGFGFNALLDARIAGFDKVLLALFIVWATDSAAYLTGVNFGKHKLAPRVSPNKSIEGFVGGILGAVLITVLFMLVDSTVALPYGIYRMSLFAAFFSVAGQFGDLIESAMKRHFGVKDSGKFIPGHGGVLDRFDSMLIVFPMMHLFGLF; encoded by the coding sequence ATGACCAAGGATTTACAAGAGAGAACACTATTTGCTGGACTGGCTCTGGTTATCTTCCTTCCCGTCTTGTTTGTTGGCGGGCTCTTGTTGCAGATAGGAATTGGATTGATAGCTATGCTGGCTGTTCATGAACTTCTGCACATGAAGGGACTAAAGACTATGACCATTGAGGGTACCTTGACCCTCCTTGCAACCTTTGCCCTCACAATCCCCTTAGAAAATTACCTAACTTTTTTGCCGGTTGATGGCAATGTAGTTGCCTACAGTGTTTTGATTACAATAATGTTAGGGACAACCGTTTTCAGTAAAAACTATACGATTGAAGATGCTGCCTTTCCGATTGCTGTGAGTTTCTATGTTGGTTTTGGCTTCAATGCCTTACTAGATGCTCGTATAGCTGGATTTGATAAGGTTCTCCTGGCTCTCTTTATCGTTTGGGCGACAGATAGTGCAGCTTATCTGACGGGGGTGAATTTTGGCAAGCATAAGTTAGCCCCGAGAGTTTCTCCTAATAAGAGTATTGAGGGCTTTGTTGGGGGTATTCTAGGTGCGGTACTGATAACAGTACTCTTCATGCTAGTGGACAGTACAGTTGCTCTTCCCTATGGAATTTATAGGATGAGTCTCTTTGCAGCCTTCTTCAGTGTGGCAGGTCAGTTTGGTGACTTGATTGAGAGTGCCATGAAACGCCATTTCGGTGTCAAGGATTCTGGAAAATTTATCCCTGGACATGGCGGTGTGTTGGATCGCTTTGACAGCATGCTGATTGTGTTTCCAATGATGCACTTATTTGGCCTGTTTTAA
- a CDS encoding nucleotidyltransferase family protein — translation MNTMKNEQEILDAFRENPDIMTILTIIRDLALKDSWLAAGSVRNFIWNLLSDKSPFDSETDVDVIFFDLDVSYEETVSLEKKLREDFPQYQWELKNQVYMHQHSPHTAPYTSSRDAMSKYPERCTAIGLRLHADATLELFAPYGLEDILKFQVSPTPHFLENEDRMKLYQERLSKKNWQEKWENLTFSKNLRKI, via the coding sequence ATGAATACAATGAAAAATGAACAAGAAATTCTAGATGCTTTCAGAGAAAATCCAGATATAATGACCATTCTGACCATTATTCGTGACCTTGCTCTGAAAGACTCTTGGTTGGCAGCAGGTTCTGTCCGAAATTTTATCTGGAATCTCTTGTCAGACAAATCGCCTTTTGACAGTGAGACGGATGTGGATGTGATTTTCTTTGATCTAGATGTTTCTTATGAGGAAACAGTATCCCTAGAGAAAAAGCTGAGAGAAGATTTTCCTCAGTATCAGTGGGAGTTGAAAAATCAGGTCTATATGCACCAGCACAGTCCCCACACTGCGCCTTACACGAGTTCTCGTGATGCTATGAGTAAATATCCCGAACGCTGTACGGCGATAGGGCTTCGCTTGCATGCCGACGCAACTTTAGAGCTCTTTGCGCCCTATGGTTTAGAGGATATTTTAAAGTTTCAAGTTTCCCCAACTCCTCATTTCTTAGAGAATGAGGACCGAATGAAGCTCTATCAAGAGCGCTTGTCCAAGAAAAATTGGCAAGAAAAATGGGAAAATCTGACTTTTTCGAAAAACTTAAGAAAAATTTAA
- a CDS encoding isoprenyl transferase, protein MFGFFKKDKAVEVEVPTQVPAHIGIIMDGNGRWAKKRMQPRVLGHKAGMEALQKVTKAANKLGVKVITVYAFSTENWTRPDQEVKFIMNLPVEFYDNYVPELHANNVKIQMIGETDRLPKPTFEALTKAEELTKNNTGLILNFALNYGGRAEITQAVKLISQDVLDAKINPGDITEELIGNYLFTQHLPKDVRDPDLIIRTSGELRLSNFLPWQGAYSELYFTDTLWPDFDEEALQEAILAYNRRHRRFGGV, encoded by the coding sequence ATGTTTGGATTTTTTAAGAAAGATAAAGCTGTAGAAGTTGAGGTTCCAACACAGGTTCCTGCTCACATTGGGATTATCATGGATGGGAATGGTCGCTGGGCTAAAAAACGCATGCAACCACGGGTTTTGGGTCATAAGGCGGGGATGGAAGCCCTCCAAAAGGTGACCAAGGCAGCCAACAAACTGGGCGTTAAGGTTATTACGGTCTATGCTTTTTCTACGGAAAATTGGACACGCCCAGATCAGGAAGTCAAGTTTATCATGAACCTACCAGTCGAGTTTTATGATAACTACGTTCCTGAATTACATGCAAATAATGTTAAGATTCAGATGATTGGGGAGACAGACCGTCTGCCTAAGCCGACGTTTGAAGCTTTGACAAAAGCAGAGGAATTGACCAAGAACAATACGGGTTTGATTCTTAATTTTGCTCTTAACTATGGTGGACGTGCAGAGATTACACAGGCTGTTAAGCTGATTTCTCAGGATGTTTTAGATGCGAAAATCAATCCAGGTGATATCACAGAGGAATTGATTGGCAACTATCTCTTCACCCAACATTTGCCTAAGGATGTGCGAGATCCAGATTTGATTATTCGTACCAGTGGAGAATTACGCTTGAGCAATTTCCTTCCATGGCAGGGGGCGTATAGTGAGCTCTATTTTACGGATACCTTGTGGCCTGATTTTGACGAGGAAGCTTTACAGGAAGCAATTCTTGCCTATAATCGTCGTCATCGCCGATTTGGAGGAGTTTAG